One Moorella sp. E308F genomic region harbors:
- a CDS encoding N-acetylmuramoyl-L-alanine amidase gives MPKVGIDPGHGGSDPGAVAAGGLQEKAVTLAVGLALQQLLQGAGIVVVMSRTVDQDVFLADRAALFNREKVDLVISLHVNSAGTPDPNYVSTFILAPGGQAEKIARLIQAEVVAATGWPDGGVRQANFYILRETDAPAVLVEMGFLSNPETAAKLATPAVQQALARAIFCGLAAYLGLKPSEPRDIQGHWAEAAIRQVMAAGIMSGYPDGTFRPDQNATRAEVATALANLLARLNLIPCNFSF, from the coding sequence ATGCCAAAAGTAGGTATTGATCCCGGCCACGGCGGCAGCGACCCCGGTGCCGTTGCCGCCGGCGGCCTCCAGGAAAAGGCCGTTACCCTGGCCGTGGGCCTGGCGCTGCAGCAGCTGCTTCAAGGAGCAGGCATAGTAGTTGTAATGTCCCGTACCGTTGACCAGGATGTCTTCCTGGCCGATCGGGCGGCCCTCTTCAACCGGGAAAAGGTAGACCTCGTCATCAGCCTGCACGTCAACAGTGCCGGCACTCCGGATCCCAACTATGTCAGCACCTTTATCCTGGCCCCCGGAGGCCAAGCTGAAAAGATCGCCCGCTTGATCCAGGCCGAAGTGGTGGCGGCCACCGGCTGGCCGGACGGGGGCGTCCGCCAGGCAAATTTTTACATTCTGCGGGAAACCGACGCTCCTGCAGTCCTCGTAGAAATGGGTTTTCTCAGCAACCCGGAGACGGCAGCTAAACTAGCTACGCCCGCAGTACAACAAGCCCTGGCCCGGGCCATCTTTTGCGGCCTGGCCGCCTACCTGGGCCTAAAGCCAAGCGAGCCCCGCGATATCCAGGGTCACTGGGCCGAGGCGGCCATTCGCCAGGTCATGGCGGCCGGGATTATGAGCGGCTACCCGGACGGCACCTTCCGGCCCGACCAGAATGCCACCCGGGCTGAAGTGGCTACCGCTTTGGCCAATCTTTTAGCCAGGTTAAATTTAATACCGTGTAATTTTTCATTTTAG
- a CDS encoding 8-oxoguanine deaminase → MALLIKNAEWIITLDREGRRYRQADLLIEGPAIKTIGRNLPVDEGTETIDARGKVVLPGLINTHHHLYQTLTRNIPATQDIPLFPWLVTLYEIWRELTPEAVRLGAMVGLGELLKTGCTCSSDHHYVFPRGQGNELIDIEVQAARELGIRFHATRGSMSLGKSQGGLPPDEVVQKEDEILADSERLIQKYHEADPFAMCRIALAPCSPFSVTPELMRDSAALARRYGVMLHTHLAETLDEERFCKEKFGRRPVEYMADLGWLGPDVWFAHAIHLNDAEVALLGETKSGVSHCPASNMKLASGVCRVKDLLATGARVGLAVDGSASNDSSNMWSEMRIAYLLQKLAYGNDGLTAEEVLRLATVGSAEVLGRDDIGYLAPGMAADLILINFEELGFAGGQHDPVAAIITCGDSQLVDTTIVNGEVVVREGRLVKVDETEIVRRANRISGEMLTRAGRRTGTDYYAYPKRQ, encoded by the coding sequence TTGGCTTTACTTATCAAAAATGCCGAATGGATAATCACCCTTGATAGGGAGGGCCGTCGCTACCGGCAAGCCGATCTTTTAATAGAAGGCCCGGCAATCAAGACAATCGGCCGCAACTTGCCCGTCGACGAAGGTACGGAAACTATCGATGCCCGGGGCAAAGTCGTCCTCCCCGGCCTGATTAACACCCATCATCACCTCTACCAGACCCTGACCCGCAATATCCCGGCAACCCAGGATATACCTCTGTTCCCCTGGTTGGTGACCCTTTACGAAATCTGGCGTGAACTGACGCCGGAAGCAGTTCGCCTGGGAGCCATGGTGGGGTTGGGGGAATTGCTGAAGACAGGCTGTACCTGCTCCAGCGACCATCACTACGTCTTTCCCCGGGGCCAGGGAAATGAACTTATTGATATTGAAGTTCAGGCGGCCCGGGAACTGGGGATCCGCTTCCATGCCACCCGGGGCAGCATGTCCCTGGGCAAAAGTCAGGGTGGTCTACCACCGGATGAAGTAGTTCAAAAAGAAGACGAGATATTAGCTGATAGTGAGCGCTTGATCCAAAAGTACCATGAGGCTGACCCCTTCGCCATGTGCCGTATTGCCCTGGCTCCCTGTTCACCTTTTTCTGTAACTCCCGAACTGATGCGAGATAGTGCTGCTCTGGCGCGCCGGTACGGTGTCATGCTCCATACCCATCTGGCCGAAACCCTGGATGAAGAACGCTTCTGTAAAGAAAAATTTGGCAGGCGGCCCGTGGAGTACATGGCTGACCTGGGCTGGCTGGGACCCGATGTATGGTTTGCCCATGCCATACATTTAAACGACGCCGAGGTGGCCCTGCTGGGCGAGACGAAAAGCGGGGTATCCCATTGCCCGGCTTCCAATATGAAGCTGGCTTCCGGCGTCTGCCGGGTGAAGGACCTGCTGGCTACCGGGGCCCGGGTGGGTCTGGCCGTGGATGGCAGCGCCAGTAATGATTCCTCTAATATGTGGAGTGAAATGCGTATTGCCTATCTCTTACAAAAACTGGCTTACGGTAATGACGGCCTGACAGCAGAAGAAGTTTTGCGTCTGGCAACTGTCGGCAGCGCTGAAGTTTTGGGCCGCGATGACATTGGCTACCTGGCTCCGGGAATGGCAGCAGACCTGATCCTGATAAACTTTGAGGAACTGGGGTTTGCCGGGGGGCAGCATGACCCGGTAGCGGCTATTATCACCTGTGGTGATAGCCAGCTGGTGGATACCACCATTGTTAACGGTGAGGTCGTAGTCCGGGAAGGGCGGCTGGTGAAGGTTGATGAAACTGAAATCGTTCGCCGGGCCAACCGGATATCAGGTGAAATGCTGACCAGGGCCGGGAGGCGTACAGGTACCGATTATTATGCTTACCCCAAACGGCAGTAG